Proteins encoded by one window of Erwinia pyrifoliae DSM 12163:
- a CDS encoding cytochrome b — MQWKNSVSRYGAFSIGLHWLVAAVVYAMFALGLWMVTQGYYDEWYHKAPELHKSIGMVLFAVMLLRVIWRFLSPPPKPLASYSPVVRHSAMAAHVLLYGLLFAIMFSGYLISTAEGKPVDVFGVLPVPALFSGTGEQADLAGDVHLWLAWSVVILSALHGLAALKHHFIDRDITLKRMLGTRID, encoded by the coding sequence ATGCAGTGGAAAAATAGCGTTTCACGTTATGGTGCATTCAGCATCGGTCTGCACTGGCTGGTGGCGGCCGTGGTCTATGCCATGTTTGCTCTCGGGCTGTGGATGGTCACGCAGGGCTATTATGACGAGTGGTATCACAAGGCGCCCGAGCTGCATAAAAGTATCGGCATGGTGCTGTTCGCCGTCATGCTGCTGCGCGTGATATGGCGTTTCCTTTCTCCCCCACCCAAACCGCTTGCCAGTTACAGTCCGGTGGTGCGTCACAGCGCAATGGCAGCCCATGTGCTGCTTTACGGCCTGCTGTTCGCCATTATGTTTAGCGGATATCTGATCTCTACGGCAGAGGGCAAACCTGTCGATGTATTTGGCGTACTGCCGGTGCCCGCCCTGTTTAGCGGGACGGGCGAACAGGCCGACCTGGCCGGCGACGTCCATCTCTGGCTGGCATGGAGCGTGGTGATCCTTTCCGCGCTGCACGGGCTGGCCGCACTGAAACACCATTTTATCGATCGCGACATCACGTTGAAAAGGATGCTGGGAACCCGCATCGACTAA
- the murJ gene encoding murein biosynthesis integral membrane protein MurJ, producing the protein MNLLKSLAAVSSMTLFSRVLGFARDAIVARVFGAGMATDAFFVAFKLPNLLRRIFAEGAFSQAFVPILAEYKSKQGEEATKVFVAYVSGLLTLILAIVTVLGMLAAPWVIALTAPGFTDTADKFALTSALLRVTFPYILLISLASLAGAILNTWNRFSVPAFAPTLLNVSMIGFALFAAPHFHPPVMALAWAVVAGGVLQLGYQLPHLKKIGLLVLPRLNLRDAGVWRVMRQMGPAILGVSVSQISLIVNTIFASFLVSGSVSWMYYADRLMEFPSGVLGVALGTILLPSLAKSFASGNQIEYSRLMDWGLRLCFLLALPSAVALGILAKPLTVALFQYGKFSAFDAAMTQRALVAYSVGLMGLIVVKVLAPGFYSRQDIKTPVKIALFTLLATQVMNLAFIGPLKHAGLALSIGLAACLNAALLYWQLRKQDIFQPQPGWLSFLLRLLAAVLAMAAALVGMLYLMPDWANGNMLSRLLRLAAVCAVGGGVYFAVLGVSGFRPRDFARRSQI; encoded by the coding sequence ATGAACCTGTTGAAATCACTGGCAGCGGTCAGCTCCATGACCCTGTTTTCGCGCGTGCTGGGCTTTGCCCGCGATGCGATTGTGGCGCGCGTATTTGGTGCCGGCATGGCGACCGATGCCTTTTTCGTGGCCTTCAAACTGCCTAATCTGCTGCGCCGTATCTTTGCCGAAGGCGCTTTTTCCCAAGCCTTTGTGCCGATCCTCGCCGAATATAAAAGTAAGCAGGGAGAAGAAGCGACGAAAGTCTTTGTCGCCTATGTCTCCGGACTGCTGACGTTGATACTGGCGATAGTCACGGTGCTGGGGATGCTTGCCGCCCCTTGGGTGATCGCCCTCACCGCGCCCGGCTTTACCGACACCGCAGACAAGTTTGCGCTGACTTCGGCGCTGCTGCGCGTGACGTTTCCCTATATCCTGCTGATTTCTTTAGCATCACTGGCGGGAGCCATCCTCAACACCTGGAACCGTTTTTCCGTCCCGGCGTTTGCGCCGACATTGCTGAATGTCAGCATGATTGGCTTCGCGCTGTTTGCCGCACCGCATTTTCACCCACCGGTGATGGCGCTTGCCTGGGCGGTGGTGGCGGGTGGCGTGCTGCAACTGGGCTATCAGCTGCCGCATTTGAAAAAGATTGGCCTGCTGGTGTTACCGCGCCTGAATCTGCGTGATGCCGGCGTGTGGCGCGTGATGCGTCAGATGGGGCCTGCCATCCTCGGCGTCTCCGTCAGCCAGATATCCCTGATCGTCAACACGATTTTTGCCTCTTTCCTCGTTTCCGGCTCGGTGTCGTGGATGTATTACGCCGATCGGCTGATGGAGTTTCCATCCGGTGTGCTGGGGGTAGCGCTGGGCACCATCCTGCTGCCGTCGCTGGCAAAAAGTTTTGCCAGCGGTAACCAGATTGAGTATTCGCGGCTGATGGACTGGGGGCTGCGTCTCTGCTTCCTGCTGGCGTTGCCGAGCGCGGTGGCACTGGGGATCCTGGCTAAGCCGCTCACCGTTGCCCTGTTTCAGTACGGCAAATTCTCCGCCTTTGATGCGGCGATGACCCAGCGAGCGCTGGTGGCTTATTCGGTCGGTCTGATGGGGCTGATTGTGGTGAAGGTGCTGGCGCCGGGCTTCTATTCCCGCCAGGACATTAAAACCCCGGTGAAAATCGCCCTCTTTACGCTGTTGGCCACCCAGGTGATGAACCTGGCGTTTATTGGCCCGCTAAAACATGCCGGGCTGGCGTTGTCCATCGGGCTGGCAGCCTGTCTTAACGCCGCGCTGCTTTACTGGCAGCTGCGCAAGCAGGACATCTTCCAGCCGCAGCCGGGCTGGTTAAGCTTCCTGCTGCGCCTGCTGGCTGCCGTGCTGGCGATGGCCGCCGCGCTGGTGGGCATGCTTTATCTGATGCCGGACTGGGCGAACGGAAATATGTTGTCGCGCCTGCTGCGACTGGCTGCGGTGTGCGCCGTTGGCGGCGGCGTCTATTTTGCCGTACTGGGCGTATCAGGGTTCCGCCCGCGCGACTTTGCCCGCCGAAGCCAAATCTGA
- a CDS encoding YceI family protein, with protein sequence MKKTILGLTTAALFMTAATASAAEYKIDKEGQHAFVQFRIKHLGYSWLYGSFKDFDGRFTFDEADTAKDKVNVIINTASVDTNHAERDKHLRSAEFLNVAKFPQATYVSTGVVKEGDGLTVNGNLTLNGVTKPVKLAAKLIGEGKDPWGGYRAGFEAKGTIALKAFNIKTDLGPASQEVDLIISLEGVRQ encoded by the coding sequence CTGAAGAAAACGATTCTTGGCCTGACCACCGCCGCGCTATTCATGACGGCAGCCACCGCCAGCGCAGCCGAATATAAAATTGATAAGGAAGGGCAGCATGCATTTGTCCAGTTCCGTATCAAGCACCTGGGTTATAGCTGGCTGTACGGCAGCTTTAAGGATTTCGATGGCAGGTTCACGTTTGACGAAGCCGATACCGCCAAAGATAAGGTCAATGTCATTATCAATACCGCCAGCGTGGACACCAACCACGCGGAACGTGATAAGCATCTGCGCAGCGCCGAGTTCCTTAACGTCGCTAAATTCCCACAGGCGACCTATGTCTCTACCGGCGTGGTGAAGGAGGGTGATGGATTAACCGTTAACGGTAATCTGACGCTGAACGGCGTCACCAAACCGGTGAAACTGGCGGCGAAACTGATTGGCGAAGGCAAAGACCCGTGGGGGGGCTACCGCGCTGGCTTCGAGGCAAAAGGCACGATTGCGCTGAAAGCGTTCAACATCAAAACGGATTTAGGCCCGGCTTCGCAGGAAGTAGACCTGATTATTTCACTGGAAGGCGTGCGCCAGTAA
- the bssS gene encoding biofilm formation regulator BssS: MDSNKDVIQTHPLIGWDISTVDSYDAMMIRLHSLSSNQQQTDEAEVGQTYWLTTDVARQFISILEAGIAKIEATDYQDRDYKKH, translated from the coding sequence ATGGACAGTAACAAAGATGTCATCCAGACACATCCCCTCATCGGGTGGGATATCAGTACCGTAGACAGCTATGATGCCATGATGATCCGTTTGCATTCGCTGTCTTCCAACCAACAGCAAACTGATGAAGCCGAAGTAGGCCAGACCTACTGGCTGACTACCGATGTTGCCAGGCAATTTATCTCTATTCTCGAAGCTGGCATTGCCAAAATAGAAGCCACCGACTACCAGGATCGTGACTACAAGAAGCATTAA
- a CDS encoding rhodanese-related sulfurtransferase, with product MPVLHNLVSNEELKARMLAETEPRTTVSFYKYFTIQDPRAFRDALYIELTRLKVFGRVYVAAEGINAQISVPASQYEQMKSTLYGFHPALDNLRMNIALDDDGKSFWVLRLKVRERIVADGITDESFNASDVGAYLKAAEVNAMLDDPDAVFVDMRNHYEYEVGHFDKALEIPADTFRDQLPMAVDMLQQEKDKKIVMYCTGGIRCEKASAWMRHNGFDNVYHIEGGIIEYARRAREQGLPVRFKGKNFVFDERMGERISDEVIAHCHQCGESCDNHVNCLNDGCHLLFIQCPACAAKFNHCCSPLCMEELALPPEEQRARRAGRENGNKIFNKSRGLLSTTMHIPSAKE from the coding sequence ATGCCAGTGTTACATAACCTTGTTTCCAATGAAGAGTTAAAGGCGCGCATGCTTGCGGAAACCGAGCCGCGCACCACCGTCTCTTTCTATAAATATTTCACTATCCAGGATCCGCGCGCCTTTCGGGATGCCCTCTACATAGAGCTTACCCGGCTGAAGGTTTTTGGCCGTGTTTATGTGGCGGCAGAAGGGATTAACGCCCAGATCAGCGTGCCGGCAAGCCAGTATGAGCAGATGAAAAGCACCCTGTATGGTTTTCATCCGGCGCTGGACAATCTGCGCATGAACATTGCGCTGGACGATGATGGCAAATCCTTCTGGGTACTGCGCCTGAAAGTCCGCGAGCGCATTGTGGCGGACGGGATCACCGATGAGAGCTTTAATGCCAGCGATGTTGGAGCCTACCTGAAAGCGGCTGAAGTGAATGCCATGCTGGACGATCCCGACGCAGTTTTTGTCGATATGCGTAACCACTATGAATATGAAGTGGGGCATTTTGACAAGGCGTTGGAAATCCCGGCTGATACCTTCCGCGATCAGCTGCCGATGGCGGTTGATATGCTGCAGCAGGAAAAAGACAAGAAGATCGTCATGTACTGCACCGGTGGGATCCGCTGTGAAAAAGCCAGCGCCTGGATGCGTCATAACGGATTTGACAATGTTTACCACATTGAAGGCGGCATTATTGAATACGCCCGCCGTGCTCGCGAGCAGGGCTTGCCGGTGCGTTTTAAAGGAAAGAACTTTGTCTTTGACGAACGCATGGGCGAACGTATTTCCGACGAGGTTATTGCACATTGTCACCAGTGTGGTGAAAGCTGTGACAACCACGTTAACTGTCTGAATGACGGTTGCCATCTGCTGTTTATTCAGTGTCCGGCCTGTGCGGCGAAGTTTAATCACTGCTGTAGCCCGCTGTGCATGGAAGAACTGGCATTGCCGCCAGAAGAGCAGCGCGCCCGCCGGGCGGGACGTGAGAACGGGAACAAGATTTTCAATAAATCGCGTGGCCTGCTGAGCACAACGATGCATATCCCTTCTGCGAAAGAGTAA
- the dinI gene encoding DNA damage-inducible protein I, which produces MRIEVTVAKTTSLPAGAIDALTLELTKRIDRHFPDGSNTISVRYASANNLTVMGGGKDAKDQITHILQETWESADDWFMTD; this is translated from the coding sequence ATGCGTATTGAAGTCACTGTAGCAAAAACCACTTCCCTGCCTGCCGGCGCTATTGATGCGCTTACGCTGGAGTTAACCAAACGGATTGATAGGCATTTCCCTGATGGCAGCAATACCATTTCGGTACGCTACGCCAGCGCCAATAACCTGACGGTGATGGGAGGAGGGAAAGACGCAAAGGATCAGATTACCCATATTTTACAGGAAACATGGGAGAGCGCAGACGACTGGTTTATGACAGATTAA
- the rimJ gene encoding ribosomal protein S5-alanine N-acetyltransferase produces the protein MFGYLTHAPKVRLATDRLVVRLINERDDWRLADYYAENRAFLKPWEPVRDNSHCYPSGWQTRLALIGDMHKQGNACYFAVLDPQENEVRGVANFSNIVRGSFHACYLGYSLGEKWQGQGMMFEALQSAIRYMQRQQRMHRIMANYMPHNHRSGALLARLGFEKEGYAKNYLLIDGCWQDHVLTALTCNEWMPERRGT, from the coding sequence ATGTTTGGCTATCTTACCCACGCGCCAAAAGTGCGGTTAGCGACCGATCGCCTGGTGGTGCGTTTGATCAATGAGCGTGATGACTGGCGACTGGCTGACTACTACGCCGAAAATCGTGCTTTCCTTAAGCCCTGGGAACCGGTGCGTGACAACAGCCACTGTTATCCGTCGGGCTGGCAGACTCGTCTGGCGCTTATTGGTGATATGCACAAGCAGGGTAACGCGTGCTATTTCGCCGTGTTGGATCCACAGGAAAATGAGGTGCGCGGCGTGGCAAATTTCAGCAATATCGTGCGCGGCTCGTTCCACGCCTGCTATCTCGGCTATTCGCTGGGAGAGAAATGGCAGGGCCAGGGAATGATGTTTGAAGCGCTGCAAAGCGCTATCCGCTATATGCAGCGTCAGCAGCGGATGCACCGTATCATGGCGAATTATATGCCGCATAATCACCGCAGCGGAGCGCTACTGGCACGCCTCGGTTTTGAAAAGGAAGGGTACGCCAAAAATTATTTACTCATTGACGGATGCTGGCAGGATCATGTCCTGACGGCATTGACCTGTAACGAATGGATGCCGGAGCGGCGGGGAACGTAA
- the grxB gene encoding glutaredoxin 2, which yields MKLYIYEHCPFCVKARMIFGLKNIPLELVVMLNDDEATPQRMIGQKMAPILMKDDGSCMAESLDIVHYVDALDHQPLLTGSSNAAIADWLRHIGGYVNKLLIPRVAEAPFAEFATPQARGYFKNKKQGVYGDFAELKEHSPGLIKNVNDDLRKLDKLIMQPNAVNGELSLDDIHLFPLLRSLSLVAGIEYPTRVADYRDNMAKQTQINLLSSVAS from the coding sequence TTGAAACTCTATATTTATGAACATTGCCCGTTTTGCGTTAAAGCGCGTATGATCTTTGGCCTGAAAAATATTCCGCTGGAGCTGGTGGTGATGTTGAATGACGATGAAGCCACGCCACAGCGAATGATTGGTCAGAAAATGGCACCCATTTTGATGAAAGATGACGGCAGCTGTATGGCAGAAAGCCTTGATATCGTCCATTACGTTGATGCCCTCGACCACCAGCCGCTGCTCACCGGCAGTAGCAACGCGGCGATTGCCGACTGGCTGCGCCACATCGGGGGTTATGTCAACAAACTGTTGATTCCCCGCGTGGCGGAAGCGCCGTTTGCCGAGTTCGCCACTCCGCAAGCCCGTGGCTATTTCAAAAACAAAAAGCAGGGGGTTTACGGTGATTTTGCCGAACTGAAGGAACATTCACCCGGTTTAATCAAAAACGTTAACGATGACCTGCGCAAACTCGACAAGCTGATCATGCAACCGAATGCGGTCAACGGTGAACTATCGCTTGACGATATTCATCTGTTCCCACTGCTGCGTTCGCTGTCGCTGGTTGCCGGGATTGAATATCCTACACGGGTGGCCGATTACCGCGATAATATGGCTAAACAGACGCAAATCAACCTGCTTTCCTCCGTCGCATCCTGA
- the flgM gene encoding flagellar biosynthesis anti-sigma factor FlgM has translation MSIDRTQPMKPASSVQPRETNDATPPKARSAESKPSVASGTQVLLSGAQSQLSKASSQDINTVRVEELRTAIRNDELKMDSGKIADALIQQAKETLQGH, from the coding sequence ATGAGCATCGACAGAACCCAGCCCATGAAACCGGCCAGCAGCGTTCAACCGCGCGAAACCAATGACGCGACTCCGCCCAAAGCGCGTTCGGCCGAGAGCAAACCCTCTGTTGCCAGCGGCACCCAGGTGCTGTTAAGCGGTGCACAGTCCCAGTTATCAAAAGCCAGCTCACAGGACATCAACACCGTTCGCGTGGAAGAGCTTAGAACCGCCATTCGCAATGACGAACTGAAGATGGACAGCGGCAAAATTGCCGACGCGCTGATCCAGCAAGCCAAAGAAACACTGCAAGGTCATTAA
- a CDS encoding lipoprotein, whose product MKKPLFAISALLLALWVSGCNQIAQYRISEQEINQALEKHNRYEKNIGVSGLVDAHITLSSLHSQIGREEPDRVTLTGKANVSISSLFGPQQAEMNLTMKAQPVFNQQEGAVYLKDMELTDIQVQPEKMQGVLKTLTPYLNQSLKSYFNQKPAWALSSDRSKAESLAKRFAKGLEVKPGELVIPFTE is encoded by the coding sequence GTGAAGAAACCCCTTTTTGCCATCAGTGCTTTACTGTTAGCGCTGTGGGTCAGCGGTTGTAACCAGATTGCCCAATACCGCATCAGTGAACAGGAAATTAACCAGGCGCTGGAAAAGCATAACCGCTATGAGAAAAATATCGGCGTTTCCGGGCTGGTCGATGCGCATATAACCCTGAGCAGTCTGCACAGCCAGATTGGTCGCGAAGAACCTGACCGGGTCACGTTGACCGGCAAGGCTAACGTCAGTATCAGCTCACTTTTCGGCCCGCAGCAGGCAGAAATGAACCTGACCATGAAAGCCCAACCGGTATTTAATCAGCAGGAAGGGGCTGTCTATCTGAAGGACATGGAACTGACCGATATCCAGGTTCAACCGGAAAAAATGCAGGGTGTGCTGAAAACCCTGACGCCTTACCTGAATCAATCGCTGAAAAGTTACTTTAACCAGAAGCCCGCCTGGGCGCTGAGCAGCGACCGCAGCAAAGCCGAGTCGCTGGCGAAACGCTTCGCCAAAGGACTGGAAGTTAAACCGGGTGAATTAGTGATTCCATTTACCGAGTGA
- the flgN gene encoding flagellar export chaperone FlgN — MDKLQNALDKMLEVLSSLAGVMNAEQEQLSAGQINSSLLQRITEDKSSLLATLSFLEQMRRDAEKNAGLYEPYSRHPELAQRWTAIQANTLKLRDTNTHNGMLLNHQIKHNEQALQVLKPYHSQKFYGPDGQAISARSVSRKA, encoded by the coding sequence ATGGATAAGCTGCAGAATGCGCTTGATAAAATGCTGGAAGTGCTTTCTTCGCTGGCCGGGGTAATGAATGCTGAGCAAGAGCAGCTTTCGGCGGGTCAGATCAATAGCAGCTTATTACAGCGCATTACCGAAGATAAAAGTTCGCTGCTGGCAACGCTAAGCTTCCTTGAACAGATGCGCCGGGATGCGGAAAAGAACGCCGGACTGTACGAGCCTTACAGCCGCCATCCTGAACTGGCGCAGCGCTGGACCGCGATTCAGGCCAACACGTTGAAGCTGCGCGATACCAACACGCACAACGGGATGCTGCTCAACCATCAAATCAAACATAACGAGCAGGCGTTGCAGGTACTCAAGCCGTATCATTCGCAAAAATTTTATGGCCCGGATGGCCAGGCGATAAGCGCCAGATCGGTGAGCCGTAAAGCCTGA
- a CDS encoding DUF480 domain-containing protein: MNKLIFNAVEARVVGCLLEKQVTTPEQYPMSLNGVTTACNQKSNREPVMSLSDGEVQNTLDMLVKKHQLTALNVGGSRVVKYEQRFCNSTFGQLRFSAAEVALIATLLLRGAQTPGELRIRSARLHDFADTSEVEQTLERLAQHEHGPLVVRLAREPGKRESRYMHLLSGEVDENPRADSLRADDNTGELEGRVTQLEQQVATLQRQIALLLNNGEAQ, translated from the coding sequence ATGAATAAGCTGATTTTTAACGCCGTTGAGGCGCGGGTGGTCGGGTGCCTGTTAGAGAAACAGGTGACAACTCCGGAGCAGTACCCCATGTCGCTGAACGGCGTGACCACCGCCTGCAACCAAAAATCCAATCGCGAACCGGTGATGTCGCTCAGCGACGGCGAGGTTCAGAACACCCTTGATATGCTGGTGAAAAAACACCAGCTGACGGCGCTGAATGTTGGCGGTAGCCGGGTGGTAAAATATGAACAGCGTTTCTGTAATTCGACGTTTGGTCAATTGAGGTTCAGCGCCGCCGAGGTGGCGCTGATCGCGACTCTGTTACTGCGTGGCGCGCAAACGCCGGGAGAGCTACGCATACGCAGCGCGCGCCTGCATGACTTCGCTGATACGTCTGAAGTGGAGCAAACGCTGGAGCGGCTGGCACAACATGAACATGGCCCGCTGGTGGTGCGTCTGGCACGCGAACCGGGTAAGCGCGAAAGCCGCTATATGCACCTGTTGAGCGGGGAGGTAGATGAGAACCCGCGTGCCGACAGTCTTCGTGCGGATGATAACACGGGCGAGCTGGAAGGGCGCGTGACGCAGCTGGAACAGCAGGTGGCAACGCTGCAACGGCAGATCGCCCTGCTGCTGAACAACGGGGAGGCGCAATGA
- the solA gene encoding N-methyl-L-tryptophan oxidase, which translates to MVYDLIVVGSGSVGAAAGWYATQAGLKVLMIDAHHPPHREGSHHGESRLIRYAYGEGADYVPMILRARQLWHQLEQESGERVMQRSGVLNLAPHHSEFIHNVKRTAEQFQLEVQILDDAGIVQRWPQFAVPKGYIGVFEPAAGYLKAEIAVKSWIRMAQEAGCAQLFNCPVTHIETQNGLQTVTTADGVYQAKKLLLSAGTWVKTLCPRLPINPMRKVFAWHQADGRYSENNQFPAFAVQMPDGNHYYGFPADNNAIKMGKHEGGQPIDSPVGRKPFGSLASDGSELLTFIRQFLPGVGVCLRGESCTYDNSPDGDFIIDTLPDEPDRMVISGLSGHGFKFASVLGEIAAQFAQEKQSEFDLTPFSLSRFAPDA; encoded by the coding sequence ATGGTTTACGATTTGATTGTGGTTGGCAGCGGCTCCGTGGGCGCCGCCGCCGGATGGTACGCCACTCAGGCAGGGTTGAAAGTGCTGATGATAGATGCCCACCATCCGCCGCACCGTGAAGGCAGCCATCATGGTGAAAGCCGTCTGATACGTTACGCTTACGGCGAGGGGGCTGACTATGTGCCAATGATATTGCGCGCCCGTCAGCTTTGGCACCAGCTGGAGCAGGAGAGCGGTGAACGCGTTATGCAGCGCAGCGGCGTGCTCAACCTTGCGCCGCACCACTCAGAATTTATCCACAACGTGAAACGCACTGCGGAGCAATTCCAACTGGAAGTGCAAATCCTTGATGATGCCGGGATCGTGCAGCGCTGGCCGCAGTTCGCCGTACCAAAAGGCTACATCGGCGTGTTTGAACCCGCCGCTGGCTATCTGAAAGCAGAAATCGCGGTCAAAAGCTGGATCCGTATGGCGCAAGAGGCAGGATGCGCACAGCTGTTTAACTGCCCGGTTACCCATATCGAAACGCAGAACGGCCTGCAGACCGTGACCACGGCAGACGGCGTTTATCAGGCGAAAAAGCTTTTGCTCAGCGCCGGTACCTGGGTGAAAACGCTCTGCCCCCGGCTACCCATCAACCCGATGCGCAAAGTTTTTGCCTGGCACCAGGCGGACGGCCGCTACAGTGAAAACAATCAATTCCCGGCATTTGCCGTGCAGATGCCGGACGGCAATCACTATTACGGTTTTCCCGCCGATAACAACGCCATCAAGATGGGCAAGCATGAGGGCGGCCAGCCAATCGATTCGCCCGTCGGGCGTAAACCCTTCGGCAGCCTGGCGTCCGATGGCAGCGAACTGTTAACTTTTATACGCCAGTTTCTGCCGGGCGTGGGGGTTTGTCTGCGGGGCGAATCCTGTACCTACGATAACTCACCGGACGGCGATTTTATTATCGATACCTTGCCGGATGAACCTGACCGCATGGTGATAAGCGGGTTAAGCGGCCACGGTTTTAAATTCGCCAGCGTGCTGGGGGAGATTGCGGCGCAGTTTGCTCAGGAGAAACAGAGCGAATTTGATTTAACGCCATTTTCGCTGTCACGCTTTGCGCCAGATGCATAA
- the pyrC gene encoding dihydroorotase, which translates to MNIPPQQLTIRRPDDWHIHLRDGEMLEAVVPFTSEICGRAIVMPNLVPPIGSVAAARAYRQRILAAVPAGHAFTPLMTCYLTDGMDPDEIETGFAEGVFSAAKLYPAHATTNSAHGVTRIASIAAVLDRMQKIGMPLLIHGEVTDAQIDIFDREARFIDTVLHPLRKQFPQLKVVCEHITTKEAAAYVLEGNEYLAATITPQHLMFNRNHMLVGGIRPHLYCLPILKRNIHQQALRDAAASGHPRFFLGTDTAPHTQDRKETSCGCAGVFNAPSMLAAYATVFEEMGALGHFAAFCSENGPRFYGLPLNDGEVTLLRQPWTVPASIAVGSDGHRVVPFLAGETLNWRVSI; encoded by the coding sequence ATGAACATCCCCCCCCAACAACTGACTATACGTCGCCCTGACGACTGGCATATCCATCTGCGTGACGGAGAAATGCTGGAGGCGGTCGTCCCGTTTACCAGTGAGATTTGTGGCCGCGCCATTGTGATGCCTAATCTGGTACCGCCGATCGGCAGCGTAGCCGCCGCCCGCGCCTACCGCCAGCGTATCCTGGCAGCCGTACCTGCCGGCCACGCGTTCACCCCGCTGATGACCTGCTATCTGACCGATGGTATGGATCCGGATGAAATCGAAACCGGCTTTGCTGAAGGCGTTTTTAGCGCAGCCAAACTCTATCCGGCGCACGCCACGACTAACTCTGCCCACGGCGTCACCCGCATTGCCTCAATTGCTGCGGTGCTGGATCGGATGCAGAAAATCGGTATGCCGCTGTTAATCCACGGTGAAGTCACCGACGCGCAGATCGATATTTTTGACCGTGAAGCGCGTTTTATTGACACCGTGCTGCACCCGCTGCGCAAGCAATTCCCGCAGCTGAAGGTCGTTTGCGAGCATATCACCACTAAGGAAGCCGCGGCTTATGTGCTGGAAGGGAACGAATACCTTGCGGCCACCATTACGCCACAGCACCTGATGTTTAACCGTAATCATATGCTGGTTGGCGGTATTCGCCCGCATCTCTATTGCCTGCCGATTCTCAAACGGAATATTCACCAGCAGGCGCTGCGTGATGCCGCTGCCAGCGGTCATCCGCGTTTCTTCCTCGGTACCGACACCGCGCCTCATACACAAGATCGTAAGGAAACCAGCTGTGGCTGCGCTGGCGTATTTAACGCTCCGTCGATGCTGGCCGCCTACGCTACGGTATTCGAAGAAATGGGTGCACTGGGGCATTTTGCCGCCTTTTGCTCTGAAAACGGCCCGCGCTTCTACGGGCTGCCGCTCAATGACGGTGAGGTGACGCTGCTGCGTCAACCCTGGACGGTGCCGGCAAGCATTGCGGTCGGCAGTGATGGCCATCGCGTGGTGCCGTTCCTTGCCGGTGAAACGCTGAACTGGCGGGTAAGCATTTAA